The Salvelinus namaycush isolate Seneca chromosome 31, SaNama_1.0, whole genome shotgun sequence genomic interval AAGGgcagtgaacaagtgcacactttgggaggaacAAGAGATGGCCTAATTGGGACGAAGCCAGTGTCAGTTGTCTGAAGCTTGATGACTTCATGCTGATTTGATGGACAGACATTGGTTTGGTTAGGCCGTGTAGATTCATttcatatagatatatatagatatatatatatagatatgttGACTTTGTGGTCAGATACATTGCTATCTGATGGTTTCATCTCCAGCTGTGTTGAATCTAGTCTCAAAAACCAGACCCTAGGCGCAACAGTGACTACGGGCTGGTTTCAATGATGGACTCTTTTTGCATAGAGCAACTACATTACTGCCGATGTCACTACCTTATCCGCTtgaataaaataccaaataatcTAGCAAAAGGGATCAGAGGTTACTTttaatgagtgcatttcacaagtGGCTAGTTTGCCTCAACTACTACCTTTACTAAAACCTCTAAAGGTTTAGCTTGTAAACTTTTGGTTTCGGATCGCAGCGTTCTAGCATGTCTGCCTTGTGATTTGTTGGGAGAGTTGTCTGTCTGAAGAGCACCCACCCCTGAAAAATATTTTTCCTTTATCGAAGTTGCCAAAGGAGtccatcattgaaaccagaccctagttactgttgccTAGGGTGGGGTTTTTGAGACTAGGTTGAATCCTACCCATATGTTTGAGAGATCAGTGGTGCTGGGCCTGCCGTCTAACTGAGAAATCACATGACGGGAATCTTGAGAAATCAGGAATGATTCATACTACCTAGAATTCTGTTTATTTCTCAGACAGCAAACCAGCTGCTCTGTCTATAGTACGTTCTGAGACATGGTGACAATTCTTTCCTGACCATATTGCTAAATCTATAGGCCCAATGTTGCAGTGGTGAGCAGCTAGACACAATGCTGCAGTAGAGaaagttccttcagaaagtattcacaccccttgactttttccacaatttgttgttacatcctgaatttaaaaattgtcactggcctacacacaataccccataatgtcagggGAGTTGTTTctcaattttattttttattagttaaaaatgaaaagctgaaatatattgagtcaataagtattcaaccccttttgttattggcaagcctaaataagttcaggagtaaacatttgcttaagtcacataagtagcatgaactcactctgtgtgtaataatagtgaTTAAAAAGtctgcctcatctctgtacccctcacatacaattatctgtaaggtccctcagtcgagcagtgaatttcaaacaccgattcaaccacaaagaccatagAGGTTTaccaatgcttcgcaaagaaggacacctattggtgtATCGattcacccagtcactacaaagatacaggcgtccttcctaactcagttactggagaggaaggaaacctctcagggatttcaccatgaggccaatggtgactttaaacagTTAGTTCTCTCCTATCAAAGCCATTAAACCCTGagtatggatcaacaacattgtagttactcaaaTACTAACCTAATTAACAAAGTGAAAAGTCAGAAGCCTTTACAGAATACAaagatattccaaaacatgcatcctgtttgcattaaagtaatagtgcaaaaaaggtggcaaagcaattcactttttgtcctgaatataaagtgttatgtttggggcaaatccaacacagtttttcaggataaaaaagaaacggaatggagctaagcaaaatcctagaggaaaacctggttgagtctgctttccaccagacactaggagattaattcacctttcagcaggacaataacctaaaacacaaagccaaatcgacactggagttgcttaccaagaagacggtgaatgttcctgagtggccgagttacagttttgaattaaatctacttaaaaatctatggcaagatctgaaaatggttgtctagcaatgatcaacaaccaatttgacagagcttgaataattttgaaaggaataatgggcaaatgttccacaatccaggtgtggaaagcgcttagacttacccagaaatactcacagctgtaatcgctgccaaaggtgcttataCAAAGTATTGACCCCTAGGGATGTTAATACTTAAGCaaatgagatttctgtatttcattttcaataaatgtgtaaacatgttttcactgtcattatggagtttctgtgtgtagatgggtgagaaatcaATTGAAATCATGCTGTAactcaaaatgtggaaaaagttacggggtatgaatactttctgaaggcactgtaattgtGTGGTCAGCCCAAGCACTGTACAATTAAATGGGATTGTGAGTGATGTCGACAGACAAAATGTATTGATAATGTGTGGTTTCTGCATGATACCAGATAGAATTGATTCATAGACCCACAAACACCACCCTGATTCACCCAGCACGTGGGCTACATTGTCTCTGAATCCTCTaagcgttctctctctctctctctctttcagagcCACGATGGCCACCGCACCGTACAACTACTCCTACATTTTCAAATACATTATCATCGGTAAGTGTGCTGAGGGACTGGAGTGGAGGcctgtatttgtatttgttatttATACTACTATGCTCTATGTGGGTCACCCAGTGGCTGCAGTTAGTATACAACTCAGTGAGACGCTACGGCTGCTCTCCTACACAAGCCCTGGAAGAGTTCCCATCAGGAGACTAGAGACTAAAACCCCAGGCCCTACCCATGACCCCTATCACAGCAGCTTATTTGGATGCAGTATGAGGTTACCACCTGAAGTGACTTGAAACATTTTCATCAATAATTGTTTTCCCAGGAAGCTAGCCTAAGCCAAGCTAAACTGTTTGTTATAATGAACCAACAATGTACTAGTAGCAGGGTAATAAATAAATTACATGAATACATTCATTATTGCTCTCCTTCTGTCTGGTCTAAATTACTAACAGAAAAAAAAGTGAGCATTGAGCATGAATAGCTTACATTTGTGGAGGTGGTCCACTTTTCGAAATAGTGTTTTCCCATCTGTTTGGGACCTTTTAAAACAGGGCAGTTAAATCACTATCTCAACATCTCTCCAACTAGTTGTAGGTAGTTTACCGTGGTGCATTGAGGCCTTAAAAGCCCCACCTTAATGTCAACACATTTCCCTTGTTTATCTGGTTGTGGACCTGTTCGAGAACAGCCAAAAGGCTCTCATGTTCTTCTTTTGTTTGCTGTCTGTTACGCAGACATCAATGTGGTcatacaacacaaacacacactttacaCACATCACTTTAGCTCCATAGCTAGAGCAGACATTAGTGTATAGGCCTAAACAAACAAAAGGTGCTCTGCCTTCCCCCACTCAACTGGAGGTAACCATACCAGCCTTCCACTCAGTCAAAGCCCTGCAGGCCTATTTATGCTGCCTCTTCAAGTGCTCTCACATGTGTAGATAGAATCTGTTAATAATGTCTGAAGAGGAGAGGGAATATGCTCTTTCTCTGCTACAACTAGGGCCCAGAGTCTTTCCTGGTCAGACCAAGTGGTCATGGAAAACTCCTCCCTAGATATGACATCATAGGAAATAAGTTACGTCTGCAAAATAATTATAGTCCATCTTGTATGTTATGTTGAGATTGAACATGGATCCTAAcacctctcaccttctctctctccatagggGACATGGGGGTAGGGAAGTCGTGTTTGCTTCATCAGTTCACAGAGAAGAAATGTAAGTACATCCCGGCTCCCCACtgactccagacagacacaacccTCCGACTCAATCTACTCTAAATCCCCTCTGATGCCATCAGCCTCACACTGACTAGACCGGGCACGAGTCTGCGTCTGTCAtcgcgcgcatgttgattttgtccatccactgcagacacgatcaggacacgcaggttgaaatagcaacacgaactctgaaccaactatattaattagAGGACAGGTCGAAATACAAACATTCATggccatttagctagctagcttgctgttgctagcgaATTTGTCCTTCGACattaacattgggttgttattttacttgAAATGCACTAGTTATTTTTTtctggatctttgtagaattttgagtcacacaaaattGTGTGTCCTCTACTCTGATAATTATTCGGATTAATTCATTCGTTTCTAGCTAGTTATTTtctttatatggtggttggcaaccaacttttaAAGTCCGTTACCACTACCTACTGGaatggagtgtggacctcagttcatctttcaatcacccacgtgggtatatgctcctaaaaccATTTAGTAGacgggagaggcaggacttgcagggCGTCAAGTGTCAAatatagaaccaagttctattttagcgcctggctatgttttttttttttaatggcagttttAGCAGCAGTAAGTGCAGATGCTCTGCTCCTCATTGGTCTATCTCGCATCTCATCCTGCACGGCTCAGTCTGTCATACAAGTGGCCCATAGACTCTGAACAAACAGGCTGCTGCTTTGTCAGTGCTGAATGTCAGGTTTGAAGGCTTCCTCCCTGCCACTGGGTAACATTGAAACGCAGGTGGTAAAAACCAACTGGCAGATCAGCCAGTCTGAAATTGATACCAACTGCCTTCTCTGTTGCCTCACAATGGAGGTGAAGTGTCTGTATACGATCAAGAGCGGACCTGATTTTTCTGTGTGGTTGGATGTGCCTGTGTCGTTCTGTATGTGTATATGGGTTCTGTTAATACTTTCAGTTAGTGCTAGCTGTGTCACAGGAAGGCTGTTCTGTATGGTAGTTTATAGCGAGAGATTGAGCAGGGGAAGGAGGGAGTGAAGTTACAGTAAAGCTGGGTGTACACTACATGCTTTTGGCCCTGATTAAGCTGTCCCAGACAAGTTTTTGAGATCGGAGACAAAATCCCCATGTCGTTGCCTACTCGGGGCATGCGGCCATCACCGGCGGTCGTTTAATGTGAGTGGGTTAGAGACACAATCTGAGGGCTACCGATCCCGTATTTGAGTAGTCCCAGACATGCCGATATATTCACATGCTTGATTTTATCAGCACAATCGGCAATGCTTTTTAAAATTTATTGTCACATAAATTGTGCAGTgaaaggtgttgttttacagggtcagccatagtagtacggcgcccATGGAGCTaattagagttaagtgccttgctcaaaggaaCATCAACATACTCTTCACgttgtcggctcgggtattcgGACCAGCGACCTTTcacttaccactaggctacctgccaccctaccttGTAGTGCGAGATGTGCAATGAACATTTTTGAGCGTGGTGACCAGCAATAGCCAATGAGAGTTCACCAGACGTTGTATCACATCACCCAGAATGTGACTACTAGTATGCATTTGTACTTGCCTTTAACCAAAGCCAGTGTCAAATCATTACACCTCTGTTCACAAgcaaatattatatattttataccTCTGTTCACAGGCTAAATATttcaagtagaggtcgaccgattacgatttttcgataccgattattggaggaccaaaaatagctgataccgattaatcaggctgttttaaaaatatatatatatatttgtaataatgacaattacaacaatactcaaTGAAcactttttatttcaccttaatataaataaaatcaatttagtctcaaatacataatgaaacatgttcaatttggtttaaataatgcaaaatctGTGTTGGAGGAGAAAGTAAaagtgccatgtaaaaaagctaacttaagttccttgctcagaacataagaacatatgaaagctgtgCCCCCCTGTCTGCTCCACATGGTTGTCAAGATGAATAAATTATAGGAAAGATAGTGGTTTAATGTGAGAGGCTCAGTGACGTTAGGTTTTTGGAAGTCGTGTAGTGTACACCCGGCATAAGTGGAGTAGAGAGCAGGTTAATCACAGCAATCTGATCTAATCACACTccagagagaagggagagtaggGAGGGAGACAAGGCAGGCTGAGGAAGTGTTATGTCTACTGAGTCAGTCTTGCATGATGGGAGATGTAGTTCAGGTCATTCCATTGAGGCTCCTCATGACTCTTGTTAAAGTGAGATTGAATTAATTCCACTGCCATGTTTGATTTAAATACATTTCTGGAGGTTTTAGGGGAACCTCATTAGATTCCTCCTTGCCTAGCCAAACAACCAGTGCCTTTTCCCCATCTTTCTGTCTCTTCCAGTCATGGCGGACTGCCCCCATACGATTGGCGTGGAGTTTGGCACGAGGATAATCGAGGTGAGCGGCCAGAAGATCAAGCTGCAGATCTGGGACACGGCGGGCCAGGAGCGCTTCAGGGCCGTCACGCGTAGTTACTACAGGGGGGCCGCGGGCGCACTCATGGTCTACGACATCAccaggtacaaacacacacacggtctaCGACATCAccaggtacaaacacacacacacacactcatggtcTACGACATCACCaggtacaaacacacacccacacacacacggtctaCGACatcaccaggtacacacacacacacacacacacacggtctacGACATCACCAggtacgaacacacacacacacacacacacacacacacacacacacacacacacacacacacacacacacacacacacacacacacactcatggtcTACGACATCACCaggtacaaacacacacccacacacacacggtctaCGACatcaccaggtacacacacacacacacggtctacGACATCACCAggtacgaacacacacacacacacacacacacacacacacacacacacacacacactcatggtcTACGACATCAccaggtacaaacacacacacacacacacacagatgtgtcCGAACATTGAAGCTCCAGGTAGAAGCTGCCTGTAGGTCCAGATCTGGGGTCAGATGCTCCTAACCTAAACCGTTAGGTTGAGAAACACACAACTGACCTCAGATAAGCCTCTAGGGTCAACTTCATCCTAGTCTTCCTAGCTTCCTCAGCCTGTTCTACAATACACAACCCACCCTTTTCAGATGATCTGTCTAGAATTAAAGTTGGTCTGTGTCTGTAGGCCTACATGTGAGTAGGAGAGGAAAAGAGGCCATACCAAGACGTGCCCCCCCCTCTAGCCGAGCAAACATGGTGTCTGCATCCTGTTGCCCTCCCATTTTCCCAAGCTGTCATTTTAGCGCTGCATGTTGACACCTGTGCCTCAGACTAAGAACTAATGTCAGAACGTCTTTTCTATTAGTGAAAGGTTTTAGATACAGGCCCACAGACATGTCGCCATATCTCACCGCCGCACCTTTGACCCCACTTAGGATGTGGCACAATCTGTTTTGTCGCATGTCGCCATGGTAACTAATGtcctcttctgtgtgtgtgtgccacaggAGAAGCACATACAACCACCTCAGCAGCTGGCTGACTGATGCCAGAAACCTCACCAACCCCAATACTGTAAGCATGGTTTAACACTGTTTCACACTGCTCCTCTGGCTGCCTGTCTGACTCTCTTAACACACTTTATCTGGTTGGATATCTAATTGTACTGCCAAGGCTCCTCTCTGGCGTTCTCTCTCCTGATTTTAAATGTTTCTCCCTGTCCAATTTCTCACTGTCTCTCATCttgtgtgtgtctcgctctctctcgctcatcttgtgtgtgtgtgtctcgctctctctcgctcatcttgtgtgtgtgtgtgtgtgtctcgctctctctcgctcatcttgtgtgtgtgtgtgtgtgtctcgctctctctcgctcatcttgtgtgtgtgtgtgtgtgtctcgctctctctcgctcatcttgtgtgtgtgtgtgtgtctcgctctctctcgctcatcttgtgtgtgtgtgtgtgtctcgctctctctcgctcatcttgtgtgtgtgtgtgtgtctcgctctctctcgctcatcttgtgtgtgtgtgtgtgtctcgctctctctcgctcatcttgtgtgtgtgtgtgtgtctcgctctctctcgctcatcttgtgtgtgtgtgtgtgtgtctcgctctctctcgctcatcttgtgtgtgtgtgtgtgtgtctcgctctctctcgctcatcttgtgtgtgtgtgtgtctcgctctctctcgctcatcttgtgtgtgtgtgtgtctcgctctctctcgctcatcttgtgtgtgtgtgtgtctcgctctctctcgctcatcttgtgtgtgtgtgtgtctcgctctctctcgctcatcttgtgtgtgtgtgtgtgtgtctcgctctctctctctctcgctcatcttgtgtgtgtgtgtgtgtgtctcgctctctctctctctcgctcatcttgtgtgtgtgtgtgtgtgtgtgtgtctcgctctctctcgctcatcttgtgtgtgtctctgtgatgTTGACTACTGCAGCACACCCAGTGTGTTTGATGTCCTAGAGCCCTGTGCATCTCTAAATTGGATTCTGAAAAAATGTATTATGGCCAAATCACACTGCTTTCATTTACAGTGCAGAATATGCTTTTAGGGTGTTTATACAAAGGCAACATCCTAACCTCACTCAGTCAGCTAGTTTGTACTCAGACAACAGAGTCTCACGTTGGAAAAGGATACATGACTAGTGCCCAGATGCATTGGAAATGGTATGGTAATATCTGTATCTTTCATGGTGTTTAGCCGATACAGTATATATTGCTAAATCCATTTTTCACACCAATACTAAGTTATAAGACCTCTCTTTCTAAGACACTGGGTAAGGTGAGCGAGCTGAATCATGTAGTTTTCTGCCTGTAGGTGAGTAGTGAGGATGTGAGGCTGCTACTGTTGATGTGTTTGGTGCCTGGAGGACTGACTGAGTCGGTCTCTCCTCCCCCAGGTGATCATTCTTATAGGTAACAAAGCAGACCTGGAAGCCCAGAGGGACGTCACGTATGAGGAGGCCAAGCAGTTTGCTGAGGAGAACGGTGAGTCGGAAACACCCTCCGACTCGATGAGACCGAGAAGGATTGAGAGAGATGGAAGATGAGTAAAACTCacaatctctctctatccctccctatGGAATTGACTGTGCGATAATGCCCCCACACTCTCACTTGAGCTGGGATTCAACCTGATTGTGAATGTAGACAACTCAGCTTTTAAAGGCAATATTACCGTGTTCAAGGTAAACGCTGCAGATTCCGGCTCAAATAGAAATGACCTTTAAATGTGAATTGCGCTGTAATGTGGCCCTACCACGGATCAAAAAGAATGCTGGCCTTGGTGATTGGAAGGAGAGCAAGAGGGGTGTGGGGAAGAACAGAGTCCtccagacagggagggatggagagatgaaaaaTAGCAACTCGTCTctgatagagggagaaagagaggtgaaAGAGGAAATGGCACATGCATTCATGCACGGAGTGCAAAAGACATGAGGACATTCATAGAAGGAGAGCGATGAGTGAGCAGGGGGGTTGGGGAACTGCAGTA includes:
- the LOC120025693 gene encoding ras-related protein Rab-14, which encodes MATAPYNYSYIFKYIIIGDMGVGKSCLLHQFTEKKFMADCPHTIGVEFGTRIIEVSGQKIKLQIWDTAGQERFRAVTRSYYRGAAGALMVYDITRRSTYNHLSSWLTDARNLTNPNTVIILIGNKADLEAQRDVTYEEAKQFAEENGLLFLEASAKTGENVEDAFLEAAKKIYQNIQDGSLDLNAAESGVQHKPSAPQGGPLSNEPQPQREGCGC